One stretch of Bacteroidota bacterium DNA includes these proteins:
- a CDS encoding ATP-grasp domain-containing protein — MSTPVHIAIIYNEPTIETDNGREFAFTSGVDHGHSGVWVSAAKSDGRIDLSEVGVIEEKEDIQTALRAIGYETSIFNMSDDLDRFLAYIKAMQPEVIFNMVESLGDNAIHEMHVAGIYELLGISYTGSGPWTLGTCLNKARTKEYLLHNGIPTAKFKLVADVNQLTAQNFQLSFPIIVKPSAEDASVGIDNNSIVNTFDELKERIDFIVKKFEEPALIEEYIEGRELNVAIIGNDPPLVLPISEIDFSGLPAHYPKIVTYDAKWMDGTKEFEGTKGICPAPLPDNVALEVKDVALRAYKLMGCRDYARVDIRLSKSMQPFVLEVNPNPDLSDDAGYFRSAKTYGLSYADAIGKIVGFAVERHKEKKK; from the coding sequence GTGTGTGGGTATCTGCAGCCAAATCGGATGGGAGAATTGATCTTTCTGAAGTGGGTGTGATTGAAGAGAAAGAGGATATTCAAACCGCACTCCGCGCAATCGGTTATGAGACTTCGATCTTCAATATGTCTGATGATCTGGATCGTTTTTTAGCATATATCAAAGCGATGCAGCCCGAAGTGATCTTCAATATGGTGGAAAGTTTGGGTGACAATGCCATTCACGAAATGCATGTTGCTGGTATTTATGAACTGCTTGGCATTTCTTATACCGGTTCCGGTCCTTGGACACTCGGTACATGTTTAAATAAGGCTCGGACAAAAGAATATTTGTTGCACAACGGAATTCCAACTGCAAAATTCAAACTAGTCGCAGACGTGAATCAGTTAACGGCGCAGAATTTCCAGTTATCATTTCCGATTATTGTGAAACCGAGTGCTGAAGATGCGAGCGTTGGAATCGATAATAATTCCATCGTCAATACATTTGATGAGTTGAAAGAACGCATAGACTTTATTGTCAAGAAATTTGAAGAACCGGCGCTGATTGAAGAATATATTGAGGGAAGAGAATTGAATGTTGCAATCATCGGAAATGATCCTCCATTGGTTCTTCCGATTTCTGAGATAGATTTTTCTGGATTGCCTGCCCATTATCCGAAAATTGTTACCTACGATGCAAAATGGATGGATGGAACGAAAGAGTTTGAAGGAACAAAAGGAATTTGCCCGGCACCATTACCGGATAACGTTGCGTTGGAAGTGAAAGATGTTGCCCTTCGTGCATACAAACTCATGGGTTGCAGGGATTATGCTCGGGTTGATATCCGTCTTTCGAAATCAATGCAACCATTTGTACTGGAAGTCAATCCAAACCCGGATCTTTCGGATGATGCCGGATATTTTCGTTCAGCTAAAACGTACGGGTTGTCGTATGCCGATGCGATCGGAAAGATTGTCGGCTTTGCCGTTGAGCGGCATAAAGAAAAGAAAAAGTAA